Within Corallococcus exiguus, the genomic segment GACGTCGCGCTCGTAGTCAATGAAGGGCTCGACGACCGCGTAGTCGTCCGCGGCGAAGAGGAGGTCCGCGATCTCCGGCCACGCCCCAGCGTCGCGCACCAGCGCCTTGCCCAGCCCCGCGTGGTGATTGCCAACCTTGACGACGAACGGCACGGGCCGCTCCAGCCGGCGCAGCATGTCGTCGCCGAGCGCGGCGTCGAACGGAATGACCGGCAGCCCCGCCTCACGCATCTCCGCCAGCATCGACAACCGGTCGTGACAGCGCGCCAGCACGGACGCCGGGTTGGAGCAGGGCACACCGCTCAGGCGGATGAGCTCCAGCGTCGCACGGTGCCTGGGGTCCGGGCGGATGGCGCCCACGCGCCAGAGCACGCCGTCCAGCCGTGTCGCGGACTCGCGGTTGACGCACCAGAGGTCGCCACCGCGCAGGACCCAGGAACACTCCTGAAGCCTGCGGAAGACGACCTCGTATTCCGGGAAGTAGCGCTGCCAGTACTGTTCACCGTTGATGACCACGAGGGTGGGCCGCATCCGGTCATCGTTCCATGTCCCGCCCCCTGCTGCTCGCGGACGCACCCTCCGTGCCCGTCCGGGCTGGACGGAAGCCGGACTCCCCGTGACGCGCCGGTTGACGCGCGCCCCCGGCGCCCCTCTTATCTGCCTCTCCCCTTGAGCAGGAGTTCCCGTTGGCAGGCGTACCGGTCGAATTGACCCCGGAGGATTTCGAAGCAGTCACCCAGAAGCCCGGCATGTGCGTCGTGGACTTCTGGGCGCCGTGGTGTGAACCCTGCCATGAGTTCGCTCCGGTCTTCTCCGAGGCCGCCGCGCGGTTCCCGGACATCACCTTCGCCCGGCTCGATGCGGAGGCCCACGAAGCCGTGGCCGAGCCGCTGGGCATCGACGCGTACCCCACCATCGTCGCGTTCAAGGACGGCCTGGAAGTCCGCCGCGTCTCCGAGGCGCTGTCCCCCGAGGCGCTGGACCGGCTGCTGGTCGCGCTGCGAGCCGTGGACGTCTCCGAGGAGGAGCGCCGCAAGACGAACCGCGAGCGGACCGAGGCGGGCGAGCTCCCCACCGGAGTCCCCGAAGGCGCCATCTGGGACGACGGTGACGAGGAGTGGTCCTTCGGCCCGAAGGACGCCAAGGGCCGGCCGCACGGCACGTGGCGGTACTGGCGCGCCGACGGCACCCTCTGCAACGAATGCATCATGGTGCAGGGCAATCCGCACGGCCCATTCAGGCGATTCCACGAGGACGGCGCGGTGTCCCAGGAGGGCGCCTTCGAGCAGGGCCAGCTCCACGGCCCCCGCACCTGGATTGCCTCCGACGGCTTCACCTCCGAGCGCATGCACGAAGGCGGCGTGAGCGAGCGCGTGCGCAAGACGGTGATGCACTACGACCGCGGCACCGTGCGGCAGGTGGAGCACTTCAACGGCGACGGCCAGCGCGTGGTGCCCTCCACCGGCGAGCCCTACCCCACCCGTCCGGCCCACCTGCCCGAGGACGCGGAGCTGCGCGAGGACTTGAACCAGTGGGCCAAGGTCACGCTCAACGCGGACCGCGAGCGCCACGGCCTCACCCGCTTCTGGGACGCGCAGGGACAGCTGCTCTGGGAGGCCGAGTTCGACAACGGACGGCGGCACGGGCGCTACTGGTCGCGCGCGGAGGACACCTACGCGGACTTCCGCGTCCACTTCGAGGAGGGCCGGGCGGAGGGCGACTTCGCGTGCGGCGAGTGGGCCCTGATGGACGCGCAGCGGGCGGTGGTGCTCAAGCGAGACCTGGGCCTGGCCATGGATGAGCAGACGCTGGCGCGCTCGCCGGTGTTCTCCAACCTCCCCCGGAGCGCGGAAGGTTGGCGCGAGCTAGCGAAGGAGGCCCGCGCGGACCGGCGCTACCGTGAGGCCCTGCTGGCCACGGCACGTGCGTGCGCCACGTCGCTGGACGTCCAGCCGCTGAAGCAAGGCCTGGAGGAGCTGACGCTGCCTCGCACACAGGACTCGGCTCGACAGGTCGCGGACAGCGTGGTGGGAAATGCGGGACAGGCGTGGGCCCCCATGGCGGACGCGCTCATGCGCGGCGGTGAGGCGGCCACGCTGCTGCGGGGCTACGCGGTGCTGCTGGACCAGACGGACCGGCCTCGCGCGGCGCTGGACTTCCTGCACGCGGCGATGCTGCTCGCGCCGGAGCGCAAGGCGTACCTGTTCACGCGCGGCCTCATCCTGTTGAACCTGGGCGTGGCGGATCAGGTGCAGAAGGACGCGGAGGGACTCGCGGAAGCGGAGCCGGACACCGCCCGGTTCCTGGCCACGTACGCGCGGGCGTTGTTCCCCCGGTTCGACTTCTGGGCGGGACAGGAGCCTCCGAGCTGCACCTACGACGGCCTGCCGGAGAAGCCCGCCCAGTCCCTGGAGGCCATCCAGCAGCTGGTGCGCAAGTACGCCACGCGGCTCCAGGCGATTCGCGGCGCGCTGCTCCAGCGGTACAAGCCCGGCGCGGCGGTGTCCTGGCTACCGCCGGACCTGTCGGGCCTGCTGGGTAATGGGCCCGTGGAACTGAAGCAGGAAGAGATGGAGTTGGGCGAGGACGAGCAGGTGGAGATCGACGAGACGCTCAACCTGGAGATGGGGTTCGCGGACCTGACGCTGATGCTGCGCGGGGACTGGAGCGCGCTGTCGTGGCTGCTGTGGTCGTGCGGCGAGACGACGTTCAAGATGCCCACGCGCATCGCGCCGCCGGCGGGTTACGGACAGGCCGCGGGACAGGCCTCGCAGCGACTGTGGCAGAGCCGGGACCGCAAGTTCCGGGGCAATTCCAGCGCGACGAAGCCCGGCCAGGGATTCCTCTTCGAAGGCGTGGCGCTGGGCGACCTGCACCCGAACCTGGTGTCCATCGCGGAGCGGCAGTACGCGGAGACGCAAGCGATGTTCTATTGGCTCAATGACCCGGACAATGTCTCTCCGTGGCAGAGCAATCTGAGGGGCAGCTAGGCATGAATCGGATTCGTGAAACCATCGAGGTCGCGGAGCCCCTGTGGCGGGCGCTGGAGCAGATGAGCCACGACCTGGGCGTGGACCGGAATGCCCTGGTCGCGCAGGCGCTGTTCATGCTCGCGAGACAGAACGGGTACGTGGCGCCCACGCCCGTGGCGCTCGGGGCGACGGACGCGGGTGAGCCCGTGCGGGCTCCGGCGGCCCGTGCCCCTGAGCCCGTGGTGCGTGTGGCGGAGCGCCCCGTGGCTGTTGCTGTCCCCGCGGCTGCCGTCGTCCCAGCAGCTGTTGCTGTCCCTGCGGCTGCCGTCGTCCCCGCGAAGGAGAACGTGGCCGCCGCTCCTGCCGCGGCAGCGGTGTCCGAACCCGTGAAGGCACAGTCCTCCGTGGACGAGGCCGCTCACGCGCGGGCGCGCATGCAGGAGGTCCTCGCGGCGGTGGATGCGGTCTCGCAGCCCCGAGACGTGCCGGTGGCGTCCGACGAGGAGGAGGAGGCGGACGAGGAGGAAGAATCCGACTCCGATGAGGACTCAGACGACGAGGAGTCCGACGACGAAGCGGCTGACGAATCCTCGGACGACGAGGAGTCCGACGACGAAGCGGCTGACGAATCCTCGGACGACGAGGAGTCCGACGACGAATCTTCGGACGACGAGGAGTCCGAGGAAGAGGACTCGGACGACGAGGAGTCTGACGACAACGCGGCTGACGAATCCTCGGACGACGAGAGCGCATCCGAGGCGGCGGCCGCCGCGGGCTCGGACGACGATGACGAGTCGCAGTCCTCCGAGGAGGACGACGCATCCGCGGCCGACATCGCAGCGGCGATCGGCTCCGAGGAACGCCCCGGCGCCGACGAGGACGACGACTCCGAGCCCGAAGAGGCCAAGACGGGAGAGGAGGCCACGGGCTCCGAGAAAGACGACGCGGACGATGAGGCCGCCGCACAAGCAGCCGCATCCGGCGAAGATGCCGAGCAGGCCGCCGCGCCCGCCGAGGACGAAGAGCAGGACTCGGGCTCCAACGAATCCGAGGAGCAGGACCTGCCCTTCGTGGCGCCTCCGGCCGCGAAGGCCCCCGCCGCCCGCAAGCAGGGCCGTGTGCTCCGTCCCTCCGAGCCCGAGGACGCCGCGCCCCCGGAGTCCAACCGGGGCCGCAAGCCCGCCGCACGGGCCCCCGCGCGCATGGACCTGTTCGTGCGGCTGAGCCCGGATGGTCCCGCCACGCGGGTGGACGTGGAGCGCTTCACGCTGGGACGCGGCCCGCAGTGCAGCCTCGTCGTGAAGTCCGGCAGGGTCTCCCGAGAGCACGCCATCGTCGTGCGCGATGGCGCTGACTACTTCATCGAGGACCTGGGCTCGTCCAACGGGACCTGGATCAACCACCAGCGCATCAAGCGCCAGAAGATCGCGGACGGGGACACCTTCAACCTGGGGACCGAAGCCGTGTACTTCTCCCTCCAGCCTTCCGAGGACTGACGCGCTCAGGCCTCCCGCGAAGGATTGCGGATGCCCAGGGCGGAGGTGACTCCGCCCAGCACCAGCAGCACGGCGGAGACGAGCATCGCCCGGTGGAAGCCCGCGACGTCCAGTCGCGGGCCCACGATGAGCCCCGCGAACGCGATGGCGATGAGCCCCGCGACCCGGGCGATGGCGTTGTTGATGGCCGAGCCGATGCCCGCCTGCGCCTTGTGCACGGACCCGAGCACCGCCGCCGTCAACGGCGCCACCGTCGTCGTCAGCCCCAGCCCGAACACCAGCACGCCCGGCAGCATCTGCGTCCAGAAGTCCAGCGGCGTGCCGACGCGAAGCATGAGCAGGAACCCGGCGCCCGCGACACACGGGCCCACCGCCATGAACAGGCGCGGCCCGAACCGGCCCGCGAGCCCACCGAACGTCGACGACAGCAGCAACATGATGATCGTCGTCGGCAGCAGCACCAGCCCCGCCATCGTCGCGCGAAAGCCTCCCACCTGCTGGAGGAACAGCGTGATGAGGAACTGGCTCAGCGCCAGCGCTCCGTAGATGAACGTCGTGGCCAGGTTGCCCACCCAGAAGTTCCGCACTCGGAAGAGGCCCAGGGGCATCATCGGGTGTGGCGACCGCCGCTCCTGCCAGAGGAACGCGATGAACGCCGGCACGCCCACGCCCAACGACGCCAGCACCGTGGGATGCGCCCAGCCCACCGTCCCCTGCTCAATCAGCGCGTAGACGGGACCGCCCAATCCCACGCACGCGAGCACGGCCCCCAACACGTCGATGCGCGCGCCTTCCGGGCGGGTGGGCTCCTCCATGCGCGCGAGCAGCGCCAGCGTCAGCCCGATGGGCAGCACGTTGATGGCGAAGATCCAACGCCAGCCCACCGTGTCCACCAGCAGTCCGCCGACCAGCGGCCCCGCGATGAACGCCCCGCCCGTCCAGCCGGTCCACGCACCAATGGCCTTCGCCTGTTCGGGGCCGGAGAAGAAGGACAGGATGAGCGCCAGCGAGCCCGGCACCAGGAGCGCGCCCGTGGCCCCCTGCAACGCACGCGCGAGGATGAGCACCGCGCCCGTCGGAGCCACCGCGCACAGGAGCGATGTGGCCCCGAAGCCCAACAGCCCCAACCGCAGGATGCGCTTGCGCCCAAACACATCCGACAGTGAGCCCGCGGCCAGCATCAGCGAGCCCAGCGTGATGAGGTAGGCATCCACCACCCACTGCTGGAGGCTGAGCCCACCGCCCAGGTCCCGCACCATCGCGGGCAGCGCGACGTTGATGATCGCCCCGTCCAGGAACGTGACGAGCGAGGCGAGCACGGCGATTCCCAGGACCAGCCGCTGTGGAGGCGTCAAGGTATCCGCCGACTCCCCAAGGTGTGCCGCACGCGCCCGGGGAGGTCGGGACGCTCATGGCCTTGTAGCGAGCCTCCTGCCGCGCTGTCTGCCCCGGTCGCCGTGGACTTCCAGCTCATCAACACTGTCGCCCCTGGCGTCCAGGGCTCCAGAAGTTGCACGCCCCCCGTGGGCTCCCACCCCAGGTCGCCTTGACTTACAAATTACGCCGATAATATTACATTCAAAATCAAAGGAGCCGCACATGACCGCCAGCTACATCATCGACGCCGTCCGGACCCCGCGTGGGCGCGGGAAGATGGGCAAGGGGGCCCTGACCGGACTGCATCCGCAGGAGCTGCTCGCCCAGACGCTCAACGCGCTCCAGCGGCGCAGCGGCTGGGATGCTCGGGAGGTGGGCGACGTCATCGCGGGGTGCGTGTCGCAGGTGAATGAGCAGGGCGCGAACATCGCTCGCAACGCAGTGCTCGCGGCGGGGTGGCCGCAGGAGGTGTCCGCCGTGTCGCTCAACCGCTTCTGCGGCTCCGGGCTCCAGGCGGTGAACTTCGGCGCCATGGGTGTCGCCTCCGGCGCCATGGACTTCGTGGTGACGGGCGGCGTGGAGAGCATGTCGCACCTGTCGCTGGGCGCGGACGGCGGCGGCCAGGACGGCGGCAACGTGCGACTGCGCGAGCGCGTCTACCAGGTGCCCCAGGGCATCAGCGCGGACCTCATCGCGACGCTGGAGGGCATCACCCGCGAGGACGTGGACGCGTGGGCCCTGCGCTCGCAGCGACAGGCGGCCCGCGCCATCGAGGAGAACCGCTTCGCCAAGGCCCTCTTCGCCGTGAAGGACCCGGCCACCGGCGCCGTGCTGCTGGAGCGCGACGAGTACCCTCGCCCGGACACCACCGCGCAGGGCCTGGCCGCGCTCAAGCCCGCGTTCGTCGCCATGGGTGGGACGGCCGTGGGCCCGAACGGCGAGACGCTGGATGGCATCGCGCTTGCCGCGTATCCGCAGGCGAAGCGCATCCAGCACGTGCACACCGCGGGCAACTCCAGCGGCATCGTGGACGGGGCCGCCGTGGTGGCGTTGGCGTCCGAGCGCTACGTGAAGGAGAAGGGGCTCAAGCCCCGCGCCCGCATCCGCGCCATGGCGACGCTGGGCACCGAGCCGCTCCTCATGCTCACCGCCCCCGCGCCCGTGAGCGAGAAGGCCCTGCGCATGGCCGGGATGAAGGCCGGTGACATCGACCTGTGGGAGATCAACGAGGCCTTCGCCGCCGTGGTCCTCCAGACGACGCGCGCGCTGGGCATCGACCCGGACCGGGTGAACGTCAACGGCGGCTCCATCGCGCTGGGCCACCCGCTGGGCGCCACGGGCGCGATGCTCCTGGGCACCGCCCTGGATGAGCTGGAGCGAACGGGCAAGCAGACGGCGCTCATCACCATGTGCATCGGTGGCGGCCAGGGCATCGCCACCATCATCGAGCGCATCTAGCGCCTGGCGTCCGGCAGGCGGCCGCCCCCTCGCGAGCACCTCGCGTGCTCGCCGGGCGGATGCGTTGACAGGAACCATCGTCTCCGACATTAGGAAGGGTCGCTCCCGCAGGCACCGGGGCGCGCGGTCCAGTCGTCTTCGCTGGCCGTGAGGCCTGAGAGACTGGAGCGCCCCATGGATGCACCCGCAGAGCTGCCCCCCCTCATTGCCCAGGCGTCGCAATGGCCCATGGCGCCGGTGATGACCCGGGTGGGGCTGGCCATCGCCATTGGCCTCTTCATTGGCCTGGAGCGAGAGCACAGCCGCAAGACGGGCGTGCGCACGTTCGCGCTCACCGCGCTGATGGGCTGTCTGGGCGGGCTCACCGGTCAGTCCTTCGCGTTGGTGTCTGCGGGCTTCGTCACGCTGCTGGTGCTGCTGATGAACGTCCGGGAGCTGATGCTCCACCAGCGCCTGGCGCTCACCACGTCCACCGCCCTGATGGTGGTGGCCTTCTGCGGCATCCTGTGCGGTATGGGCCACACGTTCACGCCCATCGTCGTGGGCGTGCTGACGACGGCGCTGCTCGCCTGGAAGCAGTCCATCGTGGGCTTCGTGGGCGGATTGTCCGACAAGGAGCTGCGCTCCGCCGTCCTGCTCGCGGTGCTGACGTTCGTCGTGTTCCCCGTGCTGCCCGCGCACCCGGTGGACCCATGGGGCCTCATCGAGCCCCAGTCCAACTGGGCCAGCGTCATCATCATCGCGGCGGTGGGCTTCGTGAACTACATGCTCCTGAAGACGCTGGGGCCCAAGGGCATGGAGGTCACCGCGTTCTTCGGCGGGCTGGTGAACAGCCGCAAGGTCATCGTGGAGCTGGCCACGCGCCTGAAGGAGGTGGGCGCGCCGCTGCTTCCTTCCGCCTACCGGGGCATCCTCCTGGCCACCGTCGCGATGCTGCTGCGCAATGGCCTCATCGTCATCATCTTCGCCTCGCAGGCCGCCGTGCACTGCGCCATCCCGTTCACGTTCATGCTGCTGGTGAGCGCGGTGCTGTGGCGCCGCTCTCCCGTGCAGGCGTCCACGGAGGGCACGCCCCGCCTGGCGCTGGAGTCGCCCTTCCGCCTGATGGCGGCCCTCAAGTTCGGCGGCGTGTTCCTGGCGCTCAACGTCGCGGGCGCGCTGGCGCAGCGCAACTTCGGGTCCGGGAGCTTCTACTTCGTCAGCATCCTGGGGGGCTTCCTGTCGAGCGCGTCGTCCATCGCCTCGGCCGCCACGCTCATCAGCCACAACGAGATTTCCGCGGTCACGGGCGTCAACGGCGTCATCCTCTCCAGCCTCACCAGCATCGTGGTGAACATCCCGCTCATCCGGAGCATGGCGAAGGAGGCGTCCTTCCGGCGCCGCGTGTCCACCGCCCTGCTGGCCGTGGCGGTGGTGGGGCTGGTGGGCGTGGGGCTCAACCTGATGGTCTTCGAGACCCTCCTCCACCACACCTGAGGCCGGGCGTCAGGCGTCCACGAAGGACACCAGCGCGTCGCGGATGGCGTCGAACGGCGCGATGTCTCGGCGGGCGCGGCAGAGGATCAACGCGCCCTCCACCGAGGCCAGGATGAGGGACGCCGCGCTGGCCGCCTTCGCCTTCGGCAATCCCGCCGTGGCGAGCCGCGCCTCCAGCTCGCGCTCCCAGGAAATGAAGACCTTCGCCGCGCGCGCGCCCAGCTCAGGGTGCGCGAGCCGCTCGTTCGCCACCGCCGCGATGGCGCAGCCCGCCTGACAGTCGGTCTTCACCAGCACCTTGCGCCAGGCCTCGAAGAAGCGCTGCACCACCTGCGCCGGGGTCGCGCCCTCACCTTCTCTCAATGCCGTGAGCACGCGCTCTCCCACCAGCGCGATGGCCTCCGCCGCGAGCGCGTCCTTCCCATCCGGGAAGTGGTGGTAGATGGAACCCCGGGGCGCACCACTGCGCTCGATGACCTCCGAGAACGACGTGCCCGCCAGGCCCCGCTCGCTGAGGAGCGCGGCGGCCGCGTACACCATCCGCTCCCGCGGGGTCCTTTCGGACGCGACCGCAGCCGCCTCCTCCTGCTTCTTCGTTCGCCGGGCCATCGGTCCCCATTGACTATGACGAGCGTCTTAATTAGTTCTGGGGCACGACTATGACAACCATCATACTGAACGAGGACCCCCGCCCATGCCGATGATCGACATCACCGCTTCCGACGGACTCTTCTCCCCCGCGAACGAGGCCGTGCTGCTGAAGCGGGCGACGGACTGCCTCCTCCAATGGGAGAAGGTGTCGGGCATCCCCTACGCGGTCGCGAACACCGGCGCGTTCCTGAACGTATTGCCGCGGAGGCGGACCACGTCCGGCGGCAAGGGTGCGGGCGTGGTCCGCATCCAGGTGCTCACGCCCGCGAAGTCACTGAACCAGGAGCAGCGCTCGGGCATCGCCGCGGGCCTCACCGACATCGTGCACGAGCTGGCCGACGACGCGGACATCCGCGAGCGCACCTGGGTGCTGTTCCACGAAGCCGTGGACGGCGGCTGGGGCATCGCGGGGAAGGCGTTCACCAACGCGGACCTCGTGGACGCGGTCCGCGCGAGCGCCATCGCCTCCCGCCGCTGAAGGCCCCCGCTGGGTCCACTTCAGCGGGAGCCTCCAAGGTCCTGACTCTCAGGGCGTGGGCGACACCTGGTGGGGCACCACGCGATAGCCCGCGTTGCCGGTGCCCAGCTGTCCTTCGCCATTGAGGCCCCACGCCCACACAGCCCCGGAGGCGCGGCGCGCGAACGAGTGGTAGGTGCCCGCCGCGACGGCCGTCGCGTCGATGATGCCCGGCACCTGGGCGGGCGCGAGCTGATCATCGGTGAAGCCGTCCCCCAGCTGTCCCAGGTCGTTGAGCCCCCAGGCCCACACGGTGCCGTCTGACTTCACGGCCAGCGAGTGCTCATTGCCCGCGGCGATGTCCACCACCACGCCGGTAAGCCCCGTCACCTTCACGGGCGCCAGTCGGTCCGTGGTGGTGTTGTTCCCCAGCTGGCCATACCGGTTGCGCCCCCAGGCCCACACGGTGCCATCCGCCTGGAGCCCCAGCGAGTGCAGCCGCCCGGCCCGCACCACCGTCCACGTGGGCGCCGTCACGGCGGCCCGCGCCACGCCCGGGTCCGCGGCCTCCTCCGCCGGAGCCACCGGGCCCGCGCAGCCCGAAAGCCAACCCAGACACAACACCAGCCCCAGGACGAAACGGTTCCGACCACCGCCGCGCACCGCTGACATGGCAGCCCCCCTGCAAGGAACTGGAATCAAACAGGCGCACCATGGCAGCAAAGCCTGTCTGATTCCAAACCCCGGGGGCCGTCAGGCCACGCAATGCCTTACGGCAGGTACCGCCACGACGCCGTCACGGCCGGCTGGAAGCAGTGCACGTGGGCCTTGGTGGCGCTGGGAATCTCCTGGACGACGCCCGCCCCGTAGCCCTGCGTGCGGCACCACTGGCTCACCTCCAGGCGCGAACCCGGGGCGGTGTAGTCGCCCAGGTTGGACACCGGCCCCAGCACGGACTTCTCCACATCTGTCCGGAGCCCGGAGTTGAAGCAGCCCACCCACGGCCGGGACGTGACCTCGAACACCTGCCCTGTCGTCCAGCCCTGGCCGTTGCAGAAGCGGTGCGCGGCGGCGGTGCAGTGGGTGCTCGTCACGCCGCGCTCGTCGGTGCAGCCCGCGTGGATACGCGTCAGCTCCTCGAACGTCACGGCCACGCTTTCATGCTGGATGGGCGCGCACGCCACCGTCAGGTCCGTGGCCGTGGACGCCACCGGCACGCCCGCCAGCGAGATGGGCGGACGGTTGCTGACGAGCTGCATGATGGTGTCCCAGGTGTTGGTGCTGCTCGCCATGGCGTCGCCCGCGCCCCGCTGCGCGCAGGCCCGGTGCATCGCGGACAGGCACGCCGCCGAGTTCAACGCGCTGGTGCCATTGCACGCCGGAGCCTGGGAGCTCATCACGAACTGACCCGCGGAGGGCGTGTGCTGGATGGCCTCCTCGCGGCAGTTGGCGCCGTGCGCGGTCATGCAGATGCTCCGGTTGGAGCGCGCGTGCGTGAAGATGCGCACCTCGTCGATGGCGCCCCGGAACGAGCCCTCGCCGTTCGCCGGGCAGCGCTGTGTGTCCAGGTTCGCGCCCGCGCCGATGTAGAGCGTCCCCGTGCCCAGCCGGGCCGTCCCCGGAGCGACAGGCAGCGCGCGGTTCGTGGGCACGCCGTTGAGGTACTCCTGGAAGACGCCGGTGGTGCCGTCCCACGTATAGGCCAGGTGGCTCCACTGCCCCACGGGCAGCACCGGGCCGCCGCCCAGTCGCACGCGCTGGCCGTTGACGACCAGGGAGAACTGCGGCTGGTTGCTGGCTTCGTAGATGATGTCCAGCCCGCCGGACTTGTGCATCAGGTAGCGGTAGGGATTGCCGGTGGTGCACCCCTGCTGGATGTCCGCGTCCGGCCGCACCGCGAACTCCACCGACAGGCCACGCACGAACGCGCCCACGCCGGGCACCGTGCTGGATGGATCCGCCAGGTTCACCGCGAGCGCGCTCCCGCCAGGCACCACCAGCGCCTTGCCCTTGCCGTGCGGCTGCCACAGCGAGTCCGGCGAGGAGCGCGTCAGCGCGTTGCCCGGCGAGATGGAGGCGCCCCCCACCAACGTGCCCGTGAAGAAGCGGCCGGACAGGTCCGGCGTGCGCGTGAGGTCATACGCTCCTGCGCGCGTGACGAGCTCGTTCATGGGCAGGAAGAGCAGGTGGAAGGGGTCCATCAACTCGCCCAGGTCCACCTCGTTGTAGTCGGCGGTGTTGCTGCCGAAGAGGGCCAGCACGTCGTGCGTCTTCGTCACCGGCAGGTAATGCGCGGCATTGCTCTGCCCGGGCGGGAAGCTCTGCGAGGGCAGGCGCTCCTGCTCGAAGTTCCACATGGGCCCCGAGTAGAAGAGGTGCGCGATGTCCATGCGGTCCGTGTTGATGGCCCCGTCGATGTGGTACGCGGTCCAGTTCGTGTCCGCGCCCACCAGGCTCACTGCCTCACGTCGCGCGCCGTCCGTGTACGTGACGGCGATGTAGACGAGGTTGCGGCCCTCGTGGTCCACCCACGCGTAGGCACCGCGCACCAGTGCACCGGAAGTGGTGTCGCCGAAGTCCTCGCCCGTGGCCGCCTTCAGCCGCTTCCATGCCAGCGGGTAGCTCTTCACGCCAGCGTTCGTGTCGTTGAACATCATCGACAGCGGACGCGGGTTGCTCCAGCCCGTGGCCGCGCACGGCGTGGGGTTGTACGCGTACATCATGTGGTCGATGCCGCCGGTGTTCGCGGGCGCGCCCTGGTAGATGATCAACCGGCCGTCGGACGTCATCGTGGGCTCGATGCCGCGAATCGTGGCGCCGGTGACGGTGCGCAGCGTCTCCAGCGGACCGGTGCTGAACGATGCAATGTCCGCCGCCGTCGTGAAGGGCTGGGACACGCGGATGTCCGTCGTGCGCCGCCGGAAGACGTTGTCCCCGTTGAACATCATCGAGTCGAAGAGGAACGGCTGGTACACCGCGACGCCGCTCGACAGGGCGTAGGGCTGGGCGGGGTTGGTGAAGCAGAACGCCAGCGCGTTCTCCCCGTTGCGCACGGTCACCGTCTTCCCCGCGGAGAAGGTGCCCGCGAACGACGGCTTGCCCGCCGAGTCGTACGTCACCGCCTCCGGACGGAACACACGGGCAATCCACGTGGTCGTCGTGGTCGCGTGGTCCTCGCCGATGTTGCCCACGAAGATGCGCCCGTCCACCGTGGACGAGTGCCCGTTCGCCCCGAACGGCGTCCCGATGCGCGTGTTCACCAGCGACGGCCGGCCTTGCGCGAACACCGCCCCGGGCAAGCCCGCGAGCGCCGTCCCAAGCATGACACCCAGGGCCCCACTAAGTAACTTTTTCATGGAAATAAGGTTAAGCCATTTTACCTGCTCTGGTCTAAGTGGGGCGGGTCCCGGCTCCCTGTCGGAGCTGGACACACCTTCGAGGAAGACGATGGCGACGAGAGCCGGGAAGACGCTGTGGGCGCTGGCGGCGGTGCTGGGGCTGACGGCCTGTGGTGGGGGTTCCGCTCCCGCGCAGGACTCGATGCTGACGACGCCGGTGGTGGCGGAGCGGGAGCAGTCCGCCACGGCGGCGCCGCTGGGCCAGACGGTGTGGCTGAAGGCGTGCACCACGCAGAAGTTCGTGTCGGCGGACCGGAACCTGGGGGCCACCGCGCCGCTCGTCGCCAACCGTGACAGCGCGCAGGGGTGGGAGCAGTTCCAGGTAGGTGACGCGGGCAACGACTTCATCTCGCTGCGCGTGGTGGAGACGGGCCTGTACGTGTCCGCGGATCCGAACGCGGGCGGTCAGGTGACGGGCTTCCGCACGGCGGTGGGTGACTGGGAGCGCTTCACCTGGGTGCCCTTCGCGGACGGCTCCGTGGGCCTGCGCGCCAAGAGCACCGGCCAGTACGTGTCCGCGGACACAAACCTGGGCGCCAGCGCGCCGCTGTACGCCA encodes:
- a CDS encoding ATP-grasp domain-containing protein translates to MRPTLVVINGEQYWQRYFPEYEVVFRRLQECSWVLRGGDLWCVNRESATRLDGVLWRVGAIRPDPRHRATLELIRLSGVPCSNPASVLARCHDRLSMLAEMREAGLPVIPFDAALGDDMLRRLERPVPFVVKVGNHHAGLGKALVRDAGAWPEIADLLFAADDYAVVEPFIDYERDVRCLAVGERMWAMTRASAGWKANVDTRKYQVIDPPPELAEHTRRAMRHLGADVLGLDFLQAKDGAYTLLECNDTPGLSGFPEELREDVAECLRVRMRQR
- a CDS encoding thioredoxin family protein; the protein is MAGVPVELTPEDFEAVTQKPGMCVVDFWAPWCEPCHEFAPVFSEAAARFPDITFARLDAEAHEAVAEPLGIDAYPTIVAFKDGLEVRRVSEALSPEALDRLLVALRAVDVSEEERRKTNRERTEAGELPTGVPEGAIWDDGDEEWSFGPKDAKGRPHGTWRYWRADGTLCNECIMVQGNPHGPFRRFHEDGAVSQEGAFEQGQLHGPRTWIASDGFTSERMHEGGVSERVRKTVMHYDRGTVRQVEHFNGDGQRVVPSTGEPYPTRPAHLPEDAELREDLNQWAKVTLNADRERHGLTRFWDAQGQLLWEAEFDNGRRHGRYWSRAEDTYADFRVHFEEGRAEGDFACGEWALMDAQRAVVLKRDLGLAMDEQTLARSPVFSNLPRSAEGWRELAKEARADRRYREALLATARACATSLDVQPLKQGLEELTLPRTQDSARQVADSVVGNAGQAWAPMADALMRGGEAATLLRGYAVLLDQTDRPRAALDFLHAAMLLAPERKAYLFTRGLILLNLGVADQVQKDAEGLAEAEPDTARFLATYARALFPRFDFWAGQEPPSCTYDGLPEKPAQSLEAIQQLVRKYATRLQAIRGALLQRYKPGAAVSWLPPDLSGLLGNGPVELKQEEMELGEDEQVEIDETLNLEMGFADLTLMLRGDWSALSWLLWSCGETTFKMPTRIAPPAGYGQAAGQASQRLWQSRDRKFRGNSSATKPGQGFLFEGVALGDLHPNLVSIAERQYAETQAMFYWLNDPDNVSPWQSNLRGS
- a CDS encoding FHA domain-containing protein → MNRIRETIEVAEPLWRALEQMSHDLGVDRNALVAQALFMLARQNGYVAPTPVALGATDAGEPVRAPAARAPEPVVRVAERPVAVAVPAAAVVPAAVAVPAAAVVPAKENVAAAPAAAAVSEPVKAQSSVDEAAHARARMQEVLAAVDAVSQPRDVPVASDEEEEADEEEESDSDEDSDDEESDDEAADESSDDEESDDEAADESSDDEESDDESSDDEESEEEDSDDEESDDNAADESSDDESASEAAAAAGSDDDDESQSSEEDDASAADIAAAIGSEERPGADEDDDSEPEEAKTGEEATGSEKDDADDEAAAQAAASGEDAEQAAAPAEDEEQDSGSNESEEQDLPFVAPPAAKAPAARKQGRVLRPSEPEDAAPPESNRGRKPAARAPARMDLFVRLSPDGPATRVDVERFTLGRGPQCSLVVKSGRVSREHAIVVRDGADYFIEDLGSSNGTWINHQRIKRQKIADGDTFNLGTEAVYFSLQPSED
- a CDS encoding MFS transporter; translated protein: MTPPQRLVLGIAVLASLVTFLDGAIINVALPAMVRDLGGGLSLQQWVVDAYLITLGSLMLAAGSLSDVFGRKRILRLGLLGFGATSLLCAVAPTGAVLILARALQGATGALLVPGSLALILSFFSGPEQAKAIGAWTGWTGGAFIAGPLVGGLLVDTVGWRWIFAINVLPIGLTLALLARMEEPTRPEGARIDVLGAVLACVGLGGPVYALIEQGTVGWAHPTVLASLGVGVPAFIAFLWQERRSPHPMMPLGLFRVRNFWVGNLATTFIYGALALSQFLITLFLQQVGGFRATMAGLVLLPTTIIMLLLSSTFGGLAGRFGPRLFMAVGPCVAGAGFLLMLRVGTPLDFWTQMLPGVLVFGLGLTTTVAPLTAAVLGSVHKAQAGIGSAINNAIARVAGLIAIAFAGLIVGPRLDVAGFHRAMLVSAVLLVLGGVTSALGIRNPSREA